Proteins found in one Methylobacter sp. S3L5C genomic segment:
- a CDS encoding OadG family protein, producing the protein MTEMMSSGVELMLAGMSIVFLFLTMLVIAINLMSSLVQRFFPDAPVLVAVPKVSSGIDKSIIAAITAAVHQHRSKHKKN; encoded by the coding sequence ATGACAGAAATGATGAGTAGTGGAGTTGAGTTGATGTTGGCTGGAATGAGCATTGTCTTCCTGTTTTTGACTATGCTGGTTATTGCGATTAATCTTATGTCATCACTGGTGCAGCGGTTTTTTCCGGATGCCCCCGTTTTGGTGGCAGTCCCTAAGGTTTCCAGCGGTATTGATAAAAGCATCATTGCCGCAATTACTGCAGCGGTGCATCAGCATCGAAGCAAACATAAAAAAAATTAA
- the oadA gene encoding sodium-extruding oxaloacetate decarboxylase subunit alpha — translation MAKDKKKPLAITEVVLRDAHQSILATRLRVEDMLPICEKLDQIGYWSIESWGGATFDACIRYLGEDPWERLRLLKAAMPKTQQQMLLRGQNILGYRHYADDVVDKFVERCAVNGIDVFRIFDAMNDMRNIEHAVKAVLATDAHAQGTISYTISPVHTLDTWVNLGKQIEDMGAHSICIKDMAGLLKPYDAFELVSRLKKSTKIPIHLHCHATTGLSVASIIKAVEAGIDNVDTAISSLSMTYGHSATETIVASLEGTERATGLDLVKLEEIAHYFRDIRKKYAQYEGSLKGVDGRILISQVPGGMLTNMESQLKEQGASDKFDEVMHEIPRVREDLGFIPLVTPTSQIVGTQAVMNVMNGERYKTITKETAGVLKGEYGATPAPVNKQLQDRVLEGAQPITCRPADLIEPEMDKLIADVLEKAKAENVKLAKNIEEDALINGMFAQVGWKFLVNRGNPAAFEAAPDAKAFAEANNSAPKIATTESVTETYAVNVDGRNFNVTVGPVGAPLNIQPAVVDKGIVNSGAIVYAPMAGNILKILVDIGSEVVEGEVVVVMEAMKMETEVRSKFSGIVSAVHIKEGGAVAGGNALISL, via the coding sequence ATGGCCAAAGATAAAAAAAAACCGCTAGCGATCACTGAAGTTGTTTTACGTGATGCTCATCAATCCATCTTGGCTACTCGTTTACGTGTAGAAGATATGTTGCCGATTTGTGAAAAACTGGATCAGATAGGTTACTGGTCTATTGAATCGTGGGGTGGTGCTACTTTTGATGCTTGTATTCGTTATTTGGGCGAAGATCCTTGGGAAAGGTTGCGCTTGCTAAAAGCGGCCATGCCTAAAACGCAGCAGCAAATGTTGTTGAGGGGGCAAAATATTTTAGGTTATCGGCATTATGCCGATGATGTGGTTGACAAATTTGTTGAGCGTTGTGCTGTCAACGGTATTGATGTTTTCCGTATCTTTGATGCCATGAATGACATGCGTAACATTGAACACGCGGTAAAAGCAGTACTCGCTACCGATGCCCATGCTCAAGGGACTATTTCTTACACGATCAGCCCGGTCCATACGCTGGATACGTGGGTCAATCTGGGCAAACAAATCGAAGATATGGGGGCGCACTCCATTTGTATTAAGGATATGGCTGGATTGCTTAAACCTTACGATGCCTTTGAGCTGGTCAGCCGCTTGAAAAAAAGCACCAAAATCCCGATACATTTACATTGCCACGCAACCACCGGTTTAAGTGTAGCCAGCATTATCAAAGCGGTCGAAGCGGGCATAGATAATGTTGACACGGCCATTTCATCACTTAGCATGACTTACGGACATAGCGCTACCGAGACGATTGTCGCCAGCCTTGAAGGTACTGAGCGTGCTACCGGTTTGGATTTGGTAAAGCTGGAAGAAATTGCGCATTATTTCAGGGATATCCGGAAAAAATACGCACAATATGAAGGCAGTCTAAAAGGTGTCGATGGACGCATTCTGATTTCTCAAGTTCCTGGTGGCATGTTGACTAACATGGAAAGCCAGTTGAAAGAGCAGGGTGCTTCTGACAAGTTTGATGAAGTTATGCATGAAATACCTCGAGTCCGCGAAGATTTGGGATTTATTCCGCTGGTTACACCGACCTCTCAAATCGTGGGCACACAAGCCGTTATGAATGTGATGAACGGTGAGCGCTATAAAACCATTACCAAAGAAACAGCCGGAGTACTGAAAGGCGAGTACGGTGCAACTCCTGCACCGGTAAACAAGCAATTGCAAGATAGGGTGCTGGAAGGTGCTCAGCCTATTACTTGTCGTCCTGCTGATTTAATAGAGCCGGAAATGGACAAATTGATCGCCGATGTCCTGGAAAAAGCGAAAGCAGAAAATGTAAAGCTCGCTAAAAACATTGAAGAAGATGCCTTAATCAATGGTATGTTTGCTCAAGTTGGGTGGAAGTTTCTGGTTAATCGTGGAAATCCTGCGGCATTTGAGGCGGCACCCGATGCAAAAGCTTTTGCAGAGGCCAATAATAGTGCGCCAAAAATAGCGACGACTGAGAGCGTTACTGAAACTTATGCCGTCAACGTGGATGGCAGAAATTTTAACGTTACCGTAGGTCCTGTTGGTGCGCCACTCAATATTCAGCCTGCCGTTGTAGATAAAGGTATCGTTAACAGTGGTGCGATAGTTTATGCACCAATGGCTGGTAATATACTGAAAATCCTGGTTGATATTGGTAGTGAGGTTGTGGAAGGTGAGGTAGTGGTTGTTATGGAAGCGATGAAAATGGAGACCGAAGTCCGGTCTAAATTTTCAGGTATTGTTAGCGCAGTTCATATCAAGGAAGGCGGTGCAGTCGCTGGCGGTAATGCTTTGATTTCATTGTAA